A single genomic interval of Anopheles darlingi chromosome X, idAnoDarlMG_H_01, whole genome shotgun sequence harbors:
- the LOC125953943 gene encoding protein mab-21: MLVPPEMIAVQSKLIYQMNKYCADRVQARKAQIHKTIQEVCRVVQDVLKEVEVQEPRFISSLNDYNGRYDGLEVVSPTEFEIIIYLNQMGVLNFVDDGTLPGCAVLKLSDGRKRSMSLWVEFITASGYLSARKIRSRFQTLVAQACDKCSYRDSVKMIADTTEVKLRIRERIIVQITPAFKCAGLWPRSASHWPLPQIPWPHPNIVSEVKTEGFDMLSKECIALQGKNSAMEGDAWVLSFTEAENKLLQGGCRRRCLSILKTLRDRHLDLPGNPVTSYVMKTLLLYECEKHPREMEWDESCMGDRINGIFLQLISCLQCRRCPHYFLPNMDLFKGKSPGALENASKQVWRLTRIMLTNSRCLEEL, encoded by the exons ATGCTAGTGCCACCCGAGATGATCGCCGTGCAATCGAAGCTAATCTACCAGATGAACAAGTACTGCGCCGACCGGGTGCAGGCACGGAAGGCCCAGATCCACAAGACGATCCAGGAGGTGTGCCGGGTGGTGCAGGACGTGCtgaaggaggtggaggtgcaGGAACCGCGGTTCATCTCGTCGCTGAACGACTACAACGGGCGGTACGATGGGCTGGAGGTCGTTTCGCCGACGGAGTTCGAGATCATCATCTACCTCAATCAAATGGGCGTGCTGAACTTCGTCGACGATGGTACGCTGCCCGGGTGCGCCGTCCTGAAGCTCAGCGACGGCCGCAAACGCTCGATGTCGCTGTGGGTCGAGTTTATCACCGCCTCCGGTTACCTGTCGGCGCGCAAGATCCGGTCCCGCTTCCAGACGCTCGTCGCCCAAGCCTGTGATAAGTGCTCGTACCGGGACTCGGTGAAGATGATCGCCGACACGACCGAGGTGAAGCTGCGGATCCGGGAGCGCATCATCGTGCAGATTACACCCGCGTTCAAGTGTGCGGGGCTGTGGCCCCGGTCCGCCTCGCACTGGCCACTGCCGCAGATACCGTGGCCCCACCCGAACATCGTGTCCGAGGTGAAGACGGAGGGTTTCGATATGCTGTCGAAGGAGTGCATCGCGCTGCAGGGCAAGAACTCGGCCATGGAAGGGGACGCCTGGGTGCTCAGCTTCACCGAGGCCGAGAACAAGCTGCTACAAG GTGGCTGCCGGAGACGATGCCTGAGCATACTGAAAACCCTGCGCGATCGGCACCTGGACCTGCCGGGCAATCCGGTCACCTCGTACGTGATgaagacgctgctgctgtacgagTGCGAGAAGCACCCGCGCGAGATGGAGTGGGACGAGAGCTGCATGGGCGATCGCATCAACGGTATCTTTCTGCAGCTCATCTCGTGCCTGCAGTGCCGTCGGTGTCCGCACTACTTCCTGCCGAACATGGACCTGTTCAAGGGCAAGTCGCCCGGTGCGCTCGAGAACGCCTCCAAGCAGGTGTGGCGGCTCACGCGGATCATGCTCACCAACTCGCG